The genomic interval ATTATATAATCCGACTAATGCACATCTACTATCTTGAACATATTTAGCATTAGTAGCATTAGTTAATGATTTCAATTCATCCATAGTCATGCCATCTACACCAAAGTATAATATACGTGGACTTCCTCTTACTGCGTCAGCAGCAATAGCTGCTAATGCAGAATCAATAAGTGGAATAATTTGTGCTGCAGTATCATCTTTCTCAAAACCAACCAATACTTCAGCAGTTGCATCTCTTTTAATTTTAGCATTTGCAAAAGCAGTAGTGAAAGTAGCAGTAGTTAAAGTAGTTACAGCTTCATTACCGGAACCAGTTGTAGTTCTACCAGTTCCAAGGTCAATAACATAAACGTATGGAACTACAAGGTCACTACTTTCTTTTTGAACATTTTCTTCAAAGAATTTTTTTAAAAATGCAAGTAATGGATTAGTAGATGTATCAGTACCAATACCACCATTAGCCACAGTTTTACATGCTGCACTATAATTTCTAAAAGTCAAAATCCCTGAAGCTGGAGTGGAATTACCAGTAATTCCCATGATAACTGGAATTTCAGCACCATCCCCACCAACAGTTGGATCAGTACTAGTTTCAGAGTATTTTATTTTTGGAGTCTCAGTTAATGTAATTGTCATAGTTTTATGCTCCTAAAAAGTCTTTAACGATTTTATTTAACTCATCCATAGTAATGGAAGGAGTTAAGTCTTCAATACCATATTCTGCTTCTTCAGTACGGTATTGTTGTAATAATCCTGCTTTAGATAACGCACCAACAATCACAAAATTTTCTTCAGGATGTTGTTGCACAGCTTCAAAAAGAATTAACTTTTCTTTAGCTGCTTTAGCAGGAGTTTTATTAGAATTTTTTTCAGATTTTTTCTTAGTCATAATAAACCCTCATCAATTTTAATAGAATCAAATAATCTTCCCCCAATACGATAAAAACTATAATAATCCATCTCTAAACGGAAAATAGTTCGTAGTATTGGTTCCGATGGGTCTAATTCATCTAAATCAGTAACACTATTAATATGAAAACTTGGTTTCGGAATATTGTTAATTTCAAAAAAAGAATGATAGTTTATTAGGTTAGGACATTTACTTTTGTTAGCCCTACTGTTTTGTGAAGTTAACGCTTCACAACATTCATCGGTTACACTACAATGATTAGAATCAAATTCAAAATTAGAACAAGTCGTATAATGATTTTCTTCAGCTTGATTAATACGAAGATAAATAGCATCAATCAAAGATTGTCTTTCTTCTTCAGTATTACACCAAACATTAATCCAAACACTAGCATTATACAGTTTCCTAGAATATTGGATGTTATCAATTTCAACATATTGTCTGCGTTGAAAAGATTCATCTGCAGTTTGAACAGTAACACAAGGAGTTAAATCATTTGGAATAAAACGGCTTCCTGCAAAAATTTTACTGTTATCAACAGGCAGATAATTTCGTAATAAATCGATGAATGCTTTTTCAAGCACATGCATACAAAAAAGAATAATTAATTTTTTTTTAATCTAGTACATCCATAGACTGTAATTCTTCCAGTAAATAATCTTTCAATCTAGGAGCAGCTTTACGTGCAGTACGTGTAACAAATGGATTAGCGGACATTTTACTTGTACCAAATTGTACAAATCCCCAATATAAAACACCATTACTCCGTGCATTACTCCTTAATTCTCCAATACATTTACTAGGTTTTCTTCTATGAATGCTTCGTTGCAAATTACCTGTAGGTTTATATGGAGGATTAGACATTGACATGGAATGTCCAGGTCTTGGAACTTCACGTTTAATAATGTTCTCAGCATCAGCCAGCACATGATCTATACTACGGTCCAATGCATCCTCATAATTAGAACCATTCTTCAATCCTAATTTTTTATAATAAGAATCAGAGAATTCAACTTTCAATGATAAACCCATATTATTCTCCTCTGGAATCATTCCTTAATTTTTGCAACAATACTTCTTTATGTGGTAATAATCCATGATTCCAATTTTCTGGTGTGCCTATAATTTCATATTTAATATTATTAACAACAACCATGTCAGAGTCGTGGATTTCTGTATTTTCATCTAAAATTAATTTATAAGTGTCAGTTAATATTTTACCAAATTCTTTTAAACTGGATGTTGTAGTTAATGGTGAGAAATTCCCTTTGACTGTTTCACGAAGAGTATATTCGTTTTTTGGTCCGTGGAAATCATAATCATCTTCACTGTAAGTGTATAATTCGATTTCTTCATTGGGGAAAAACACAGGCATAATCTACACCAACCATCTTATGCGTGCTGAACTGTAACTTGATTTCAATCCATCAATTCTTGCATAAATCCGATTCCCTAAGCTATTGCTTGTATCATAACTTATGCTTTGTTCAGATTCATGTATACTGGATATTTCACCATTAGTTGTATCCATTGCGGTGAATCCATATAATACCATATCAGATATTAACGGATTGATTTTAGATGAAATAACTTCATCAGAAAGTTTGTTAATATATTCAATAACCAACAAACCAGTATGGATACCATTAAGATAAAATATACCAGAGTTTTCATCAAGGACATAATCATCATCAGTTAATTCAACACCACCAATTTTAAAAGAAGTTACTTTACATACAGGATACCAATCTGATTCAAAGGTGTCATGATTGAAATTTTTAATGATCTGTTTTCTGTTTACTGGTTTAACTGGCAAACCGGTTAATGCAGTGATTTCATTAACTTTCAAATCAATTATGCTTTGTAATTTCTGACAATCCGGCATATCAGAATCAGATATCCCTTGTAATTCTAAATTAGTTTTCAATTGTTCAGGAGTAATTATTGTCAAAATCTAATTCCTCCTTTTCAGGTTATTTTAATCAAAAATAAAAAAATAAAAAAATATATTTTTATCCGTCACCGTTTCCTGCCCGTGGATCAGTTAAACTATTTGCAGTTAAAATTTCTCCAATGTAAGTTACGATATCTGCAACATCATACACCAAAGTATCCTGAGTTTCACCATCACCAACAGCAGCTTTCAAATCAGCAACATCTTTCAATATTCCACCGGCATCATCACCAGAGGCAGCGCCAATAGCAGATTCAATATCTGCTACATCTTTTGCAAGACCACCTGCATGTTCACCAGTAGCAGCACCAACAGCAGTTTCTAATGCTTCAACTTTACCCGCAATAGTGGAATCCCCAGCAGCGGTTGCATCAATTTCAGCAGCAAGAATATCAAAACGGTCTTCTTTACTACCTTTTTGTTTTAAAGATAAATCATTAAATCTAGTCATAATAAATCACAACCCTTAAAAAAAAAATTAAGAAGTGCAAAATCTATGAGTTAGATTTTGCAGTTTTGGTATAAGGTAAAACAATAGTATCGGTGTCTCTGTGGATTTTAGCATCCACATTAGCAACAACAGCAACTCTGTATCCGAGGATGTTGATATCCCATTGGTTGAGTATTTCTGGGTCGTGTAACATACCGAATGCAACATTGGAAGGTTCACCAATGAAAGCATATCTTAAATCAGTTACATTGGAACCATTGCCTTTAGGTAAGCCAGTGGTGGTATCAAATTTCATGGTACCCCATGCGTGACGGGTTTCTCTGAGGATGTTATCTTGTTTAACTTCCATACCCATTACCATAGGGATTTTACCATCTTTCAAGGTAACGTCACCAAATTCAGATTCACGAGCTGCAATGTCTTTAACGATTTTACTGTACATTTGAGGAGGTACAACAGCGTTAGCGTTTTTCATGTTACCGTCTTGGTCAATGTACACTTCGATTGCATTGCATAATGCTTCCAATGCAGTATTGGAATATGCTAATGGTGCGAAACCTGCAGCTGGATTAGTTGCATCTGCAGCAATAGCTTTTGCTTGAGCTAATAATCCATTGTTAGTTGCAAAACCAGTTGCTTCACCAGTTTGAGTAGTTACAGTTGAGTCAGCGAAAACACCGAATCTTTCTACAGCAGGACCAGTTTGTTCACCAACATAACTAGTGTAGATTGACAAGAATTCTTCATCAGCAATGTTTTCTAATAAGAAGTTTCTGCTGATGCTGGTCATAGCTTGTAAAGGTACAGCTAATAATTGTTTCCTGGTGAATTTAGGTACGGTTTCGTTAGATGTTATGTCGGTACTTGCACCAGTAGTGGTGTCTCTTTGTGCATCGAAATCGAGGTTGATTTCAAGATCATCTAAATCGTACATTAATGATTTCATGGTTATTACACGGGATTGTTTTAAAAGTTCAGGTTCTTTTTGAACAGGGGTGTAGAAATCATTTTCAAATTCAGGTTCAGCCCAAGCAGGGTTTAATTTACCATTTGCATCGAATGCTCCGTCAGCAAATTTCACATTAAAGTTTTGTTCATTTAAAATTCTTTCTTCTAAAGATATCATAAAAATTATCTCCTAAAAAAATTTTTTTATATATAAAAAAGCGGGAATAGTTTAAAAAAAAATTTAACTAAAACTATTTTGAAAATTTAAAAATTAATTAGATGTAATCTAAGTTTCTACCGTACATATCACGTTTGATTTCATCATCAGCGGATTTTTCTTCTAATTTACGGGTAGATTTTTTAGATTGTTCTTTTCTGAATTGGTCATATTTTGACATGAAGGATTTACTGTTCATTTGTTTGACGAGTTCATCATGGATTTTTTCATCCATTGATTTTTCATCAATCTCTTCTTCTTCATCTTCAGTAGTTTCTTCTTCAAGTTCAGATTCGTCTTTTTCTTCTTCTTCGAGTTCACCGTTTTCAGGTTCGCTTATTCCTGGTTCTGTTTTGACTTCTTCTTCTTCAGTTTCAATGACTTCAGATTCGTCTTTGCATTCTTCTTTGACAGGAAGTTCTTTTTCATCAACAGTTTCATCAGCAGCTTCTTCTTGAACAGTTTGTGTAGCTTTGAATTCTGCAATTAATCTTTCTGTGATTTCTTCGGCAGTTTTACTTGCAACATCGCTAGCTATTGTTTCAAGTTCTGGTTTAAGATTGTCGATTATGCGAGGTTCTAATTCTGCGGTGACCTCGTTTAACAAATCTTTTACTTGATTTAATTGTGTGTCAGATAAACCAGCATCGTCAATGTCTTTGTCTTCTACTGGTTCTTCTGGAATTTTTTCTTCAATTTTATCATTGTCTTTGTTTTCCATTGTTTCACCATCATCATTTGTTATCGCATGATAACATGCACCAGTCAAACAGTTGCTGGCTATCAAATTTTGGCTTTTGTACTCGACAGTACCGTAGGTGTCCCAGTTCATTGGGATATAGGTTAGAGTAATGTCTTTCAAGTCGTAATCAACAATTAATAGGCCTTCGGGTACTCTTTGTTTCTTAGGGAATCCGCTTATGCTGAAACCAAAGTTCATGCCTATGTCGAGGCGTTCTTTTATTCCTTTTGCATATTCTGATAGGATTTTTCCTTTGATCCAGAGTTGGTTATCGTCCACCCATGCTTCGATAACTGCTCCTATTCCACCTTCGTAGTGCCGGTTGTGGTCTCTGTATATGTTGATTCCAACGGCTTGTTTTGCTAATGATTCTAAAACTTCTGGTGATACGATTTCATTAGCATAGTCTTTGTTGGTGGTGGATGCAACACCTATTATTGTTAATGTTCCATCGTCGTTCATGTCGTAGGATTTTGATTCGATGGGTAATCCATAGACACGATATTCTAAAGCTTCGGTTGTCATTTTGTATCACAAAAAATGTTTTTTTTAAATTTGGAGTGTTCTTTTCACTAGCTTAAAAGTGAATTAAAAAATGAGGTAGGGATTTCTAAGCGTAGCTAAGATGGGTTAAATTACTTCATTTTTTTAAAGAACATGTGAATTGAAAAAAAATAATAATATTGATTTTAAAGGAGGTGAAAAAGGATTAATAAAAGAAAAATTGAGAGAGATAAAAAATTTTCATTATTAATCCTTTTTAGGACTGCATACGTAGATTTTATATACAGGACGTGAAAGAGTGAAGGAGGATATGTGATATGATTCCCGTTAATCCTTATGATGAGAATTAGTGAGTGAAAAGGATTATTGTGTTTTTTCTCATATCATGTTCCTCCTTCTCTGATTTTTTCATAGGTTTTGTCGCAAAAGACGCAGAAAGCAGAGTCGCAGTTTTGTAGATATGTGGGGGAAAATATGAGGATAGTTTTATGACATAACGTTTTATCCCCTGTATGTTTGGTCAAACAAAGAGTGAGGAAACTCTATTTATTTTTGGTTGACATTTAGTGTAAATGTCGTTCGATGTTAGAAATTGCGTACATTGAATAGTTTAGCCACTTGTTCAGGTGGAATCATTTTAAGGTAGCGAAATGACTTTGAACTTATGATTTAGATTATTTTATTATTTAGAGATGGGCAGTTTTTTGATAATGGAGAAACTGCTTTTTTCAAGGGTCTAAAAAACTCCAATTCGTACTTTTATATCCTTTAAAATTTCGGAGATTATATTTTTGCATATTTTTAAAAATGGTTTTTTATTTGACAGAAGAATATTTTTTTTTTACACCATTTTTTTTGTTGTGATGATTTGAGGGTTTGAACCTCATGTTTTTTGTAATCATCATATGATATTTTGTTGGTGGTTTGAAACAATTGTAACTTTGTAAATTATTTTTTACATTAGTGGTAGTCTATTAAAAAAGGCCACAATCCTTCACTCAAAGATCATGACCTCAAAAATAAACTAATGCAGAATAAAAGAATTAAAAACAAGATTAAGTAACACTAATTTGAATACCATCCTTATCATAACCCCCACCTTTACCAGGTAAACCTGGAGCAGGAGAAACAGTATACCACAGAGCCTCATCAGCAGTTTCACTAATAAGAAGCTCATGCAAATCATCTTCAAAACGATAAAAAGTATCATCCTCAAACTTCTCAGTAGAATAAGAATCATAACTTCCTTCTACTTCAATATTAAGAATATTATCAGATAGTTTAAGGAATAAACCAAATTTATCAAGTAAATCTTTAACAAGCATGGTAATTCTCCAATTGATACTTATTAATAGGTTATACACAATCACTATATATACTTTTAGATATAAGTGAAATCAGTTGGCTTAAGACTTCTCCATTTTTCAACTGCCCAATTGTAGGTAATCCAGTGAAGTTTAATCCACTCATCCCAATAAACCATATCATACCCATAAGGATTAACTTTCCTTTGCATGGTAGCTTGAGACTTATCAGATAAATCATCCATTGCAGCCATCGAACCAGTTTCAGCCCAATTCTCAGAGATATCTATATTACGCCAACCATCACCATACCAGGAACAATGCTCAACAGGATAACCATTATCACGTAACCATTTCTCTTCTTTCTTAACAATCTCTTTCCACTCTTTAGTGGAACAGATTCCATATTCACGGCGGTTTAATCTTTCACGTGCATCCCATACTTCAGCACTAGAATATTTCTGAGGATTCTTAACTGCATCAATCAATTCTTTTTTAATTAAACTGAAATCAAGACAATGACTCATTTCATGATACATGGTTTGTCTAACATTACCCCTTTCGGTTTGAATTCTGTTAAATGAATTAGGCAATATCCTAACTCGCTTATCAGTATATCTAGTATAACCTAAAGTACGTCGTTTATTCTCATTAACAAAGTCAATTCCCCTTGTTGCGAATTTAAAAATCTCTGGGGCTTCTTTATACATCTTAATGATTTCTTTCAAATCATAAGTACATTTACCGGAGTTGGTATTATCAATATATTTTTTAGCTCCAGTATTCTTTGTGAAATAAACATCAAAAGTAATTTCAACATCATGATTAATTGTCTTACCAGTCTTAGTATCAGTATAAGTTAAGTGATCTGTAAACTTCTGAGTTGGCCTACCTTTACCATCAACACCACGCTCATAATCCAATCCATAATATGCTGCAACATCTTCAGGAGTTTTCAAGTTATCATAATTCAATTCAGATGTTGGTTTGGATTGTTTAGTCTTAGGTTGACTATTAGTTTTTCTTTTACGAGGTTCTTTATAATCTTCACGATATCCTCTGCGGATACTGAATCCACGGTCAACCCATTCACGAGTATTGAATTCTTTAAGTAAGGTATCACCATAAGTTTTATCATATAACTCTTTTAACTGTTTATCATCAAGTTTGTTCTGTGATTTGGCTTCAATAACTTTCTTGGTAGCAGCTAATTCAGCTTTTTTAAATACCACATCAACTTCATATTGGCCATGATTAACAGTATGTAAATCTAATTTTTCTGGAGTTCGAATATACCATAATTCTTTATCAGAAACAATTATATGATCTCCACCAGATAATGCTCTTGAATATTTTATATCAGTTTCACTAGGGAATGTTTGACCCTCACTATTGGATATGGTTCGGATGCTGTTGAAAGGTTTATCAACATAATAATCTCGGAATTGGATGACTCCTTGTTTTCCTCTGATTTCTTTACCGATTAATTCTCCAGTTTCTGGATTGAATTCATATCCATATCTGTTTTTGTTTTTGACTTTTTTACTGGACCATTTCAGGACTTCATCTAAAGCTTCATCTGTTAATGGTAAGTCTTTTTTCAAGTCAGATACTTTTTCATCATATTTGACTTCAGGTAAAGGTTCCGGTTCCGGTTTAGGTTCATCCGGTTTATGTTTACCAATCGGCTTTTCCTTTTTAGGTTTAGGAGCTGGTTTAGGTTTTGGATGTGCATCATTACCTAAAGCTTTCTTTTTCAATTCATTGAATTTCTTTTTAAGAAAAGCTAAACGTTTCTGATGTTTAGCTATTTCCTCTGCAGGAGCATTAGGATTATTCTTCAACCATTCTTCCTGTTTAGGAATATTACGTTTATAATTCTCATACTTCTCACGTTCACCCGGACGCAAATTTTTCATCAACTGTTCCCGTGTAGGTTCAGGTAAACCATCTTCAGCAAACCTAATCTCAGCAGAAGTAGGAGTTAAATTAATAATCGGCGGATTATCCGGAGCATCCTGTTTAGTTTCCCAAACAGTTAAATAAGTACATCTACAAAACGGATGAAATGGAGGAAAATGTCCACCTTTAATAAGTTTAACAATATCATGAACTTTTTCTCTTTTAAGTAAACCTGGTGAAAAAACACGAGGTTCATCATTATTAAACTTATAAGCATACTCAAGACAAGTAGTGCAAACATCATCATCTTCAGCAGTTAAAAGTTTAACCTGAGTATAACCCTCATTAACATAAGACTGCAACATACCAGTATTCTGCATACGACTGGTTTCAGTTTTAGCTATCATTGTAGCTCTTTGACGTGCAGAAAATGGTGAACCATCTAAACGTGTAACACCGGCTTTAGTTAATGTTCTGGATAAGTTATATGGGTTTTCACCAGTAATAATCCCTTGTAAGATTTTATATTTAACAGTGGAATGTAAATCATTAGTTAAATTTTTAATTAAATCAAAATTATAATCTTTAGCTAAGCGGATAGCTTGAATATCCGCATCAGTATAACGGATAGTTTCTCGGATATTATTGTATCCTCTTTTTTTACCAGCATCGTATATTGCATCTAATAAGTCATCTACTTTCTCATAATGATTATCAAATATAGTATCCCATGCATCTTCTAAGGCATCGAAGATTTCTTTTTCAATATCAGCATCTTTCAGGAATAATTGATGGGCTTCTTCACTATCTAACCAGTCAATACTTGCACCTAAATCAGTGTCGATTAGATCAGAAATCATTTGATAGAATTGTTTTGCATGATTATCTTCCATGCTTTTACTGTCAAATAATTCCCATAAATCCAACTCATTTATTAATAGTTGATTTGTTAATGCGTGACTATCAGTAGTAAGAGTGGTCATTTGTATTCATTCCTTATTCTTTCCATGAGTAAAGCTTTCTGTAAATTCTTATTTTCTAATTTTAAGCTTTTTTGCTCTGTATTGAATAGTTGGTTGACACCGGCTTGGCCGTATCCTAATGGTTCGTTACCCCAATCAACTGGGTCCCATCCATAAGTCTTACGGATTTCATTTACAGTACGTATTCCATCACGTATCTGGGTTGATTCAATGTTGGCACGTTTCAATTCATCTTCAATATCCATTTCATTGAATTCAAAGACTTCATCAAAACCATTACTGCCTAATGCCTTGTTGAATGCAGATTCATAAAACTTGGCCTTGGCGTTCATGACATTTTTGAATTGTTCTTTTTGAGCTTCACCATTACCGCTTCCGAGATTGGCGGTTTCGATTACACCAATCATTGCAGGTGGAACACGGAATAAACTGATTATCATGTCACGGCACATATTCATCATATTAACATAATCCATATCCTTATTATTCACATTAGCAGATTGGTAAGATGCTCCTTTAACGGCTAGCATTCCACCATGCTTATTCACTTGTGATTGGATCATAGCTTGTAAACGTAACAGTTCAGCATTGAATTCATCATTATTAATATCCTTATCAAAGGATAATATTGCGGTTGGATCAATACCCTCATTCTCCATGAGCTTCTGATTATAATCCAATCCAAGCCACATCATCAATAATGGTTTTTGGATTTTCTCCAATTTAGATTCACCAAATTTAGATTCACGGAAATTAATGCTTGGTTCGTAGATATGGATTAATTCTTCAGGTTCATATCTGATATTTGGTTTGTTCCTGAAACCATACTGGTCAGTATCATCAAACCATCTAAGCAAGCTTGCAGGGACATATTGTAATCCGTTTATGATATGGTAATTGTTATGGTCGTAATCGAATTCTTCATAGTTGACTTCAATGAAAGTGTCTCCAACTAATTCGAATGAGTTTACGATTTGTTTAATGAATACTGGGAATGTTAAACTTGATTGATTAGCTTCTGGGCTATTGAATAAATTTGTAAGGTATCTTACATTATTTACATTAACATGAAATTCATCAGGGTTGTTTATTTTAAATCCATTAATCAGGAATGTGTCGCTGATTGCGTTTACACAACTGTAGACATATGGATTGTCTTGAGCTTGTTTGAAGAAACCATAATGTCCAGCTGTTTTATTTACTGTATTAAATAAGAAATGATAATCACGGACATATTGTTGGAATAAACTATCCGTGTATGGTTTTCGGAGTACTGGCATTACAGCATTCCTGAATTTGGATTTTATATTCATGCGAAAATTATCTAACATAAAAATGATTCTCCTTTAAAAGTAGATTACACCTAATGGTGTTGCAGGGGTTGTTATATTAGCTGGACCATATAGTCCGCCTCTCCACATGTCGGGGCAGTGGTCGTTTATTTTTAATGGTTTGTCTTCACCACGTTGTTGGGCTCTTTTATCCCAACTGTAAGTCTGTGCTTGGCTTATGCTATTGACACAGTCTTGATGTATTAAGAATTTATTGTTAGCTATTAAGTCTTGGGTTTTCTTAATATCTTCATATGTATCTGGTACATAGGTTTTGATTTTGATTTTAACTCGACTGTCTTTTTGACAAGCCGTTTTTAATGATGCTGCGTCGTGTGGTAGGTAGATGCTATTGTTTTCGTTTAATTGGTATTTGTCTTGTAATCTGACAATATCATCGACCCTTTCAGAGTCTGATTGTGCTACTCCAATATCTTCTTTATCGTAGTAGGTTTCCTCGAGTAAGTAATAGGTGTTGCCTTGATTGAGGTCTCTGTGTATGCCCATTACTCCGAAGGTTGTGACTGTACTGACTCCGTAGTCGCAGCATAAGTTAATCTCATGAATTTTTTGAGTTTCTGGGAATTCATCTTTCAAGTAATTCCATGTGAAAACATTTGCTTTGGTGTCGAACATGTCATAGATTGCTCCTTCGGCAATAACCCATTCACCGAGAATGTTTCTTTTGTAGAAGACTTCACTTTTCTGATTAACACGTTTCAATTCTTCCACATATTCCGGTGGTAAGTTTGGATTATCATCCAAGAGGAACTTCCATGTCTTGACAGTTCCGGCTTTTAATAATTCATGGTCGTTAATGTAATTAGTGAAAATATAATGATAAGGACTGTCTGGGTTGGTATTCCAGAACATTTTTGCACCGGTATCACTGCAACGTGATACGGCCATCTCTACTGCGGATTGTGGACATCTTGCTATCTCATCAGCATACCATCCACCAACACTCATTCCTGCGATGACGTCTACGGCTTTCTCATCATTGAATCCCATGCAATAGCATATTTTATCTTCAATGTATAATTCACCGTCATATTCTTTATATTCATGTGGAATATCTTCGGTGTTCATCATTGCAAGTAATGGATTGATAACATTCCTTTTCAATGATTTTGAAGTTTTTCCACTTATCAAAAATTCATGGGATTTTGATTCAGCTAAGAATGTTAACCATCTTGCATTGCAGGTGATTGTTTTTCCGGACCTTACTGATCCATGAGCAATGTTAATCCAAGCATCTGAGTTTTCAAGAAAATTTATGGCTGTTCTTCCGAATTCACCATATTCGAAATAATTCTTAGTTGGTCTCATATTCTCGCCTATGCTTCTCTTTACTTGCAGATATGGCATCAGCAAGACCAGTTAAACCTTTGTGAGTAACATCGGCTTCGATTTTATCTCGTT from Methanobrevibacter sp. carries:
- a CDS encoding phage portal protein; translated protein: MLDNFRMNIKSKFRNAVMPVLRKPYTDSLFQQYVRDYHFLFNTVNKTAGHYGFFKQAQDNPYVYSCVNAISDTFLINGFKINNPDEFHVNVNNVRYLTNLFNSPEANQSSLTFPVFIKQIVNSFELVGDTFIEVNYEEFDYDHNNYHIINGLQYVPASLLRWFDDTDQYGFRNKPNIRYEPEELIHIYEPSINFRESKFGESKLEKIQKPLLMMWLGLDYNQKLMENEGIDPTAILSFDKDINNDEFNAELLRLQAMIQSQVNKHGGMLAVKGASYQSANVNNKDMDYVNMMNMCRDMIISLFRVPPAMIGVIETANLGSGNGEAQKEQFKNVMNAKAKFYESAFNKALGSNGFDEVFEFNEMDIEDELKRANIESTQIRDGIRTVNEIRKTYGWDPVDWGNEPLGYGQAGVNQLFNTEQKSLKLENKNLQKALLMERIRNEYK
- a CDS encoding HK97-gp10 family putative phage morphogenesis protein; this translates as MGLSLKVEFSDSYYKKLGLKNGSNYEDALDRSIDHVLADAENIIKREVPRPGHSMSMSNPPYKPTGNLQRSIHRRKPSKCIGELRSNARSNGVLYWGFVQFGTSKMSANPFVTRTARKAAPRLKDYLLEELQSMDVLD
- a CDS encoding PBSX family phage terminase large subunit, which encodes MRPTKNYFEYGEFGRTAINFLENSDAWINIAHGSVRSGKTITCNARWLTFLAESKSHEFLISGKTSKSLKRNVINPLLAMMNTEDIPHEYKEYDGELYIEDKICYCMGFNDEKAVDVIAGMSVGGWYADEIARCPQSAVEMAVSRCSDTGAKMFWNTNPDSPYHYIFTNYINDHELLKAGTVKTWKFLLDDNPNLPPEYVEELKRVNQKSEVFYKRNILGEWVIAEGAIYDMFDTKANVFTWNYLKDEFPETQKIHEINLCCDYGVSTVTTFGVMGIHRDLNQGNTYYLLEETYYDKEDIGVAQSDSERVDDIVRLQDKYQLNENNSIYLPHDAASLKTACQKDSRVKIKIKTYVPDTYEDIKKTQDLIANNKFLIHQDCVNSISQAQTYSWDKRAQQRGEDKPLKINDHCPDMWRGGLYGPANITTPATPLGVIYF
- a CDS encoding phage minor head protein codes for the protein MTTLTTDSHALTNQLLINELDLWELFDSKSMEDNHAKQFYQMISDLIDTDLGASIDWLDSEEAHQLFLKDADIEKEIFDALEDAWDTIFDNHYEKVDDLLDAIYDAGKKRGYNNIRETIRYTDADIQAIRLAKDYNFDLIKNLTNDLHSTVKYKILQGIITGENPYNLSRTLTKAGVTRLDGSPFSARQRATMIAKTETSRMQNTGMLQSYVNEGYTQVKLLTAEDDDVCTTCLEYAYKFNNDEPRVFSPGLLKREKVHDIVKLIKGGHFPPFHPFCRCTYLTVWETKQDAPDNPPIINLTPTSAEIRFAEDGLPEPTREQLMKNLRPGEREKYENYKRNIPKQEEWLKNNPNAPAEEIAKHQKRLAFLKKKFNELKKKALGNDAHPKPKPAPKPKKEKPIGKHKPDEPKPEPEPLPEVKYDEKVSDLKKDLPLTDEALDEVLKWSSKKVKNKNRYGYEFNPETGELIGKEIRGKQGVIQFRDYYVDKPFNSIRTISNSEGQTFPSETDIKYSRALSGGDHIIVSDKELWYIRTPEKLDLHTVNHGQYEVDVVFKKAELAATKKVIEAKSQNKLDDKQLKELYDKTYGDTLLKEFNTREWVDRGFSIRRGYREDYKEPRKRKTNSQPKTKQSKPTSELNYDNLKTPEDVAAYYGLDYERGVDGKGRPTQKFTDHLTYTDTKTGKTINHDVEITFDVYFTKNTGAKKYIDNTNSGKCTYDLKEIIKMYKEAPEIFKFATRGIDFVNENKRRTLGYTRYTDKRVRILPNSFNRIQTERGNVRQTMYHEMSHCLDFSLIKKELIDAVKNPQKYSSAEVWDARERLNRREYGICSTKEWKEIVKKEEKWLRDNGYPVEHCSWYGDGWRNIDISENWAETGSMAAMDDLSDKSQATMQRKVNPYGYDMVYWDEWIKLHWITYNWAVEKWRSLKPTDFTYI